A part of Leptotrichia hongkongensis genomic DNA contains:
- the nrdG gene encoding anaerobic ribonucleoside-triphosphate reductase activating protein: MNEEQEIKEKNSENLKNDFTLRLLMTYKETIVDGIGLRYSLYFAGCSHACPGCHNEYSWNPNHGNILTYEKLEEIAKEINENTLLDGITISGGDPLFNPTDMLKVLKFLKAKTGKNIWLYTGYTIEQLREDELRKKCLKYVDVLVDGRFVKELYDPNIKFRGSSNQRIINKEEFFI; encoded by the coding sequence GTGAATGAAGAACAAGAAATAAAAGAAAAAAATTCAGAAAATCTAAAAAATGATTTTACATTAAGGCTTTTAATGACTTATAAGGAAACCATTGTTGATGGTATCGGTCTTCGTTATTCACTTTATTTTGCAGGTTGCTCACACGCCTGTCCTGGCTGCCACAACGAATATTCATGGAATCCCAATCATGGAAATATACTCACATATGAAAAACTAGAAGAAATTGCTAAGGAAATAAATGAGAACACCTTGCTTGATGGAATTACAATAAGTGGCGGCGATCCTCTTTTTAATCCCACAGATATGTTAAAAGTGCTAAAATTTTTAAAGGCAAAGACAGGAAAAAATATATGGCTTTACACTGGCTATACAATCGAACAGTTACGTGAAGATGAATTACGTAAAAAATGTCTTAAATATGTAGATGTACTAGTCGACGGACGATTTGTAAAAGAACTTTATGACCCAAATATAAAATTTAGAGGAAGCAGTAATCAGAGAATTATTAATAAAGAAGAATTCTTTATTTAA
- the guaA gene encoding glutamine-hydrolyzing GMP synthase, translating to MKEKIIIIDFGSQYSQLIARRIREMEVYCEIVPLIDIEKIKNGEEKLKGIIFSGGPASVYEKGAPTVNPEVFNLNLPILGICYGMQLITHLNGGKVEKADSREFGKAVLEVENNDNPLFTGVKKSSNIWMSHNDHITELPTGFEIIAKTDSSIAAITNNNGIYALQFHPEVVHSECGTQILENFVFNICKCEKNWKISSFITEKTKSIKETVGDEHVLLALSGGVDSSVAAVLINNAIGHQLTCMFVDTGLLRKDEGKKVLEYYKKHFDLNIVFVDAKDRFLNKLKGVDEPEAKRKIIGNEFIEVFNEEIRKLKGQEGAKFLAQGTIYPDVIESQSIKGPSHTIKSHHNVGGLPEDLQFELLEPLKELFKDEVRKVGHELGLPDTIIKRHPFPGPGLGIRVIGEVTPDKVKILQEADDIFITELIEKGLYDKVDQAFVTLLPVKTVGVMGDQRTYEYVAAIRSVNTIDFMTATWSKLPYEFLEEVSNKIINKVNGINRIVYDISSKPPGTIEWE from the coding sequence GTGAAAGAAAAAATTATTATCATCGATTTTGGTTCACAATACAGCCAATTAATTGCCAGAAGAATTAGAGAGATGGAAGTTTATTGTGAAATTGTGCCTTTAATTGATATTGAAAAAATAAAAAATGGAGAAGAAAAGCTAAAAGGTATCATCTTTTCAGGAGGTCCTGCTTCAGTTTATGAAAAAGGTGCTCCAACTGTAAATCCTGAAGTATTTAACTTAAATCTTCCTATTTTGGGAATTTGCTATGGAATGCAACTAATCACACACTTAAACGGCGGAAAAGTTGAAAAAGCAGATTCAAGAGAGTTTGGGAAAGCTGTATTAGAAGTAGAAAATAACGACAATCCTTTGTTTACAGGAGTAAAAAAATCTTCTAACATCTGGATGAGCCACAACGATCACATCACAGAATTGCCAACAGGCTTTGAAATTATCGCAAAAACAGATTCATCAATCGCCGCAATTACAAACAACAACGGAATTTATGCACTTCAATTCCACCCAGAAGTAGTCCATTCTGAATGTGGAACACAAATTTTAGAAAATTTTGTATTTAACATCTGTAAATGCGAAAAAAACTGGAAAATTTCAAGTTTTATTACTGAAAAAACAAAATCCATCAAGGAAACTGTCGGAGATGAACACGTACTGCTTGCCCTTTCTGGTGGAGTAGATTCATCAGTTGCCGCAGTTCTGATTAACAACGCAATCGGACACCAGCTTACTTGTATGTTTGTAGATACTGGTCTTCTAAGAAAAGATGAAGGAAAAAAAGTTCTTGAATATTACAAAAAACACTTTGACTTAAACATTGTTTTCGTTGATGCAAAAGACAGATTTTTAAACAAATTAAAAGGCGTAGATGAACCTGAAGCCAAGAGAAAAATCATTGGAAACGAATTTATCGAAGTCTTTAACGAAGAAATTAGAAAACTTAAAGGACAGGAAGGTGCAAAATTCCTAGCACAAGGTACAATCTATCCTGATGTAATCGAATCACAATCCATAAAAGGCCCTTCGCACACAATAAAATCTCACCATAACGTAGGAGGATTGCCAGAAGACTTGCAATTTGAATTACTTGAACCTTTAAAAGAACTATTTAAAGACGAAGTACGAAAAGTAGGACATGAACTTGGACTGCCTGACACAATTATAAAAAGACATCCATTCCCAGGTCCAGGACTTGGAATCAGAGTTATCGGAGAAGTAACTCCTGACAAAGTAAAAATCCTTCAAGAAGCCGACGATATCTTTATCACAGAACTAATAGAAAAAGGACTTTACGACAAAGTAGATCAGGCATTCGTAACATTATTACCTGTAAAAACTGTCGGAGTTATGGGCGACCAAAGAACTTATGAATACGTAGCAGCTATTCGTTCAGTAAATACCATCGACTTCATGACTGCTACTTGGTCAAAACTTCCTTACGAATTCTTGGAAGAAGTGTCAAATAAAATTATAAACAAAGTAAACGGTATTAATAGAATCGTGTATGATATTTCTTCTAAACCGCCGGGAACTATTGAATGGGAGTAA
- a CDS encoding TrlF family AAA-like ATPase: MSNRGSEWRKWDLHLHTASSYDYKYKAGDSDEILIDKLTENNIEGVVITDHFVIDKNRIENLKRIAEEKKTKIKFFPGVELRTDKGDTNIHIILIFSNETDIDTLSKDFEYFKRNTSKANDSETTIYWDYNDIVKFAQERNGLISIHAGHKSNGIDERITNKLEHNQAIKIEYSKTVDIFEMGKVKDLEGYKNHVFPKIGRRPLIISSDNHDPRCYDNNKCLWIKSDLTFEGLKQIIYEPDERIKYGKSNPNDKLDYLLIDYLEYDDNKKIFFNSGLNTIIGGRSTGKSTLLNSIAKYQNNPNSKEDHYTLPNVKVIWRDGQLDAAREVEFIPQEFMINISKNTKDLNNLLHKIIKEKDMTKEEDKYKENVNEVRENINRYLNEYFSKIDLINEISKPEGDREGITKSIEELNKKINLIRLNSQFDEKENNLYQEKCLELANLQEDLQKNESESKNLLILRDKPLTVNINLENISDENKQLLNTKLSAIVSQLNNEWEHSINEVINEVNHNITNLKNNINTVEASEIYIKGNELKDKNTELSELETKLSLEKQKLNVIENYEQKIMNLKEQIKHYSINIVKEFIKYKDEISLLEKTFNINENELSIKINPVLTDFSKKIDYLNARNKNSNDFVEKFKNIMINNNNEGMKKELLEIFNNNDLVFNRNKTLKDFINDIFSSNWFTYDYIITYQKDEFKNMSQGKKSFVILKLLLEFSDNKKPVLIDQPEDSLDNRAIYHELRNYILKTKKQRQVIIVTHNANVVVGADAENIIIANQHNEKEKNRDSVKFQYVNGSLENTKPKDEKCEYILESQGIREHIFDILEGGTEAFVKREQKYNVNNSLKNKYKM; the protein is encoded by the coding sequence ATGTCAAATAGAGGCTCAGAATGGAGAAAATGGGATTTACATTTACATACAGCAAGCTCTTATGATTATAAATATAAAGCAGGTGATTCAGACGAAATTTTAATAGATAAATTAACAGAAAATAACATAGAAGGTGTTGTAATAACAGATCATTTTGTTATAGATAAAAATAGAATAGAGAATTTAAAGCGGATAGCAGAAGAGAAAAAAACTAAAATTAAATTTTTTCCAGGAGTAGAACTTAGAACTGATAAAGGAGATACAAATATTCATATAATTCTAATATTTTCAAATGAAACTGATATAGATACATTGTCTAAAGATTTTGAATATTTTAAAAGAAATACTTCAAAAGCAAACGATAGTGAGACTACTATTTACTGGGACTATAATGATATTGTTAAATTTGCTCAAGAACGAAATGGACTTATATCTATTCATGCTGGACATAAATCTAATGGCATTGATGAAAGAATAACAAATAAATTAGAACATAATCAAGCTATCAAAATAGAATATTCAAAAACTGTTGATATATTTGAAATGGGAAAAGTCAAAGATCTGGAGGGTTATAAAAATCATGTTTTTCCTAAAATTGGCAGGCGTCCTTTGATTATTTCTTCTGACAATCATGATCCACGATGTTATGATAATAATAAATGTTTATGGATTAAATCTGATTTAACATTTGAAGGTTTAAAACAAATCATCTACGAACCAGACGAAAGAATAAAATATGGAAAAAGTAATCCAAATGATAAGTTAGATTATCTATTAATCGATTATTTAGAATATGATGATAATAAAAAGATATTTTTTAATAGTGGATTAAATACAATTATAGGCGGAAGGAGTACAGGAAAATCCACTCTATTAAATTCTATTGCTAAATATCAAAATAATCCAAATTCAAAAGAAGATCATTACACATTACCAAATGTTAAAGTTATATGGCGTGATGGACAATTAGATGCAGCAAGAGAAGTAGAATTTATTCCTCAAGAATTTATGATTAATATTTCAAAAAACACTAAAGATTTGAATAATTTACTTCATAAAATAATTAAAGAAAAAGATATGACTAAAGAAGAGGATAAATACAAAGAGAATGTTAATGAAGTCCGAGAAAACATAAACAGATATTTAAATGAATATTTTTCTAAAATAGATTTAATAAATGAAATATCTAAACCAGAAGGAGACAGAGAAGGTATAACTAAAAGTATAGAGGAACTAAATAAAAAAATTAACTTAATACGATTGAATAGTCAATTTGATGAAAAAGAAAATAACTTGTATCAAGAAAAATGTCTGGAACTTGCTAATTTGCAAGAGGATTTACAAAAAAATGAATCTGAAAGTAAAAACTTATTAATATTAAGAGATAAACCTCTTACTGTCAATATCAATCTAGAGAATATTAGTGATGAAAATAAACAATTATTAAACACAAAATTATCCGCTATCGTAAGTCAATTAAATAATGAATGGGAACATTCTATAAATGAGGTTATAAATGAAGTTAATCATAACATAACAAATTTAAAAAATAATATTAATACTGTAGAAGCATCTGAAATATACATTAAAGGAAATGAACTAAAAGATAAAAATACAGAATTAAGTGAATTAGAAACAAAACTTTCACTAGAAAAACAAAAATTAAATGTAATAGAAAACTATGAACAAAAAATTATGAATCTAAAAGAGCAAATAAAACATTATTCTATAAATATTGTAAAAGAATTTATTAAATATAAAGATGAAATTAGTTTATTAGAAAAAACTTTTAATATCAATGAAAATGAACTATCAATAAAAATAAATCCTGTACTAACTGACTTTTCAAAAAAAATAGACTATTTAAATGCTCGTAATAAAAATAGCAATGACTTTGTTGAAAAATTCAAAAATATTATGATTAATAACAACAATGAAGGGATGAAAAAAGAATTATTAGAAATTTTTAATAATAATGATCTAGTATTTAATAGAAACAAAACTCTTAAAGATTTCATTAATGATATTTTTTCTTCTAATTGGTTCACATATGATTATATCATCACTTACCAAAAAGATGAGTTCAAGAATATGTCTCAAGGTAAAAAATCATTTGTAATTTTAAAATTATTATTAGAATTTAGTGATAATAAAAAACCTGTGTTAATCGATCAACCTGAAGATAGTTTAGATAACAGAGCAATTTATCATGAATTAAGAAATTATATTCTAAAAACTAAAAAACAAAGACAAGTTATTATTGTTACACATAATGCTAATGTAGTAGTTGGAGCTGATGCTGAAAATATAATTATTGCAAATCAACACAATGAAAAAGAAAAAAATAGAGATTCTGTTAAATTTCAATATGTCAATGGTTCATTAGAAAATACAAAACCGAAAGATGAAAAATGCGAATATATTTTAGAATCACAAGGAATTAGAGAGCATATATTCGATATTTTAGAAGGTGGAACAGAAGCATTTGTTAAAAGAGAACAAAAATATAATGTTAATAATTCATTGAAAAATAAATACAAAATGTAA